A DNA window from Ornithodoros turicata isolate Travis chromosome 10, ASM3712646v1, whole genome shotgun sequence contains the following coding sequences:
- the LOC135370365 gene encoding sesquipedalian-1-like, whose product MKINDKNLVSFAQSKTPVDREGWLMKRGEVNRAFQKRWFLLKGNLLFYFEKKTDRDPVGAVILEGCTVELAENEELFAFKILFHGSGHRAYVLSAESQEDMEGWMKALACASYDYMKLMVAELQRQLSEITEAERLAKCGNPAPLLAGGQLQGNRSDSCLFVRDGLGPGRRFNPFDRLDDDGTANDSSTDVATSGNLVVHVPQLPKYAFPELHRRYGIKFKKLVEERKRRDEKERGVGILIEL is encoded by the exons ATGAAGATCAACGACAAGAACCTAGTGTCGTTTGCCCAAAGTAAAACCCCCGTGGACCGTGAAGGGTGGCTCATGAAACGTGGAGAAGTGAACCGCGCATTCCAAAAGCGATGGTTCCTACTCAAGGGCAATTTGCTGTTTTACTTCGAAAAGAAAACTGATCGCGATCCGGTCGGCGCAGTCATCCTGGAGGGCTGTACGGTGGAATTGGCCGAGAATGAAGAGCTCTTCGCTTTCAAG ATCTTATTCCACGGTTCCGGCCACCGGGCCTATGTGCTCTCTGCGGAGTCTCAAGAAGATATGGAGGGTTGGATGAAGGCCCTGGCCTGCGCTTCCTACGACTACATGAAACTCATGGTAGCAGAACTGCAGAGACAGCTCAGTGAGATCACTGAAGCCGAGAGACTAGCAAAGTGCGGGAACCCGGCACCTTTGCTTGCGGGAGGGCAGTTGCAG GGCAACCGCTCGGATAGCTGCCTCTTTGTCCGAGATGGCTTGGGACCTGGCCGAAGGTTCAACCCGTTCGATCGCTTGGATGACGACGGGACCGCAAACGACTCGAGCACTGACGTGGCAACCAGTGGAAACCTGGTCGTACACGTGCCACAACTGCCAAAGTATGCATTTCCAGAACTGCATCGCCGGTACGGCATTAAATTCAAGAAGCTGGTGGAAGAACGAAAGAGGAGAGATGAAAAGGAAAGGGGCGTTGGAATCTTAATCGAGCTGTAG
- the LOC135371240 gene encoding solute carrier family 13 member 2-like: MEPTPSTEASARSISTVLLQQSPVMMMVVFYSAAIVYATYWTESDPLKCVFFVFLLSLLLLTDAISAPVAALFPIFMLPMLGLATTGEISRAYSDVTQFSFLSIMFLVLAAVESGLYSRLALLFLSTFGCSAQALLFSVIVPSVLVSLLFGSYLCTMLLWPIVDCVTDELFLDNYPDDQRKVGEYVATGFPSPAPDINTSCLPAHAECQPYLHRVFESRSSREIHTERDQLRNTLLLGLVYGTSIGCTGTPHGTLPNRRLFNFVNSFYGHHPLNYFTWFAYSIPALILCSLILWLYLFCFGVPSRFRVQNTVECRKLFKMRYTCLGKMKFHEVVVALMQISVLLSNIVFRGSPTDFSEYRFGSRASFFVAIGSLVFIIPAIPVEGVDSPPLLSWSNFCSRMPWGCIFLCGAGMIVAKVAATSGMYTALLEHLIKVQMPAMPVVMLMCLLTAILAELKNFRRREEIFWVPALNLLALEKRANPLLFMLPISRLSCMTLVLPVANYPNAMLYEYASIPSWQLIKSGLLMKLAFLAIEIFTLLTMGYIVFDLGSIPSWAVTFINATINATPEALPSGTPV; encoded by the exons ATGGAG CCGACACCATCCACGGAAGCTTCGGCTCGTTCGATATCAACTGTCCTCCTACAGCAATCGCCTGTAATGATGATGGTCGTTTTCTATTCCGCAGCGATCGTTTACGCCACCTATTGGACGGAATCGGAC CCACTTAAATGCGTTTTCTTCGTGTTCCTGTTGTCTCTGCTGCTGCTAACCGATGCGATATCTGCTCCGGTTGCCGCTCTATTCCCGATCTTCATGCTGCCTATGCTCGGCCTGGCTACCACCGGAGAGATTTCTAGAGCGTACAGCGAC GTGACACAGTTCTCGTTCCTTTCCATTATGTTCCTGGTCCTGGCTGCGGTAGAAAGCGGCCTCTACAGTCGCTTGGCTTTGCTATTCCTCTCTACCTTCGGCTGCAGTGCACAAGC GTTGCTCTTCTCTGTGATAGTGCCGTCAGTTTTAGTCTCGCTCCTGTTCGGCAGCTACCTCTGCACTATGCTCCTCTGGCCCATCGTCGATTGTGTCACTGATGAGCTCTTCCTGGACAACTACCCAGATGACCAGAGAAAAG TTGGAGAATACGTGGCAACAGGGTTTCCTTCTCCCGCTCCCGACATCAATACGAGCTGCCTACCGGCCCACGCGGAATGCCAGCCCTATTTGCATCGGGTTTTCGAAAGCCGGTCGTCTAGGGAGATACA TACCGAACGAGACCAATTGCGCAACACCCTGCTCTTGGGGCTTGTGTATGGCACCAGCATCGGATGCACAGGAACACCTCACGGAACACTCCCGAATCGACGCCTATTTAATTTTGTCAATAG TTTCTACGGGCACCATCCTCTCAACTACTTTACATGGTTCGCGTACTCCATCCCGGCACTAATACTATGTTCTCTAATCCTATGGCTCTACCTATTTTGTTTCGGCGTACCTAGCAG GTTCCGTGTCCAGAACACCGTGGAATGTCGTAAGCTGTTCAAGATGAGGTATACGTGTCTGGGAAAGATGAA GTTTCACGAAGTGGTAGTAGCGCTCATGCAGATAAGTGTACTCCTGAGTAATATTGTATTCCGTGGGTCCCCTACTGACTTCAGCGAGTACCG GTTCGGATCCAGAGCGTCCTTCTTCGTCGCTATTGGCTCCCTGGTGTTCATAATCCCCGCCATACCAGTGGAAGGTGTGGACAGCCCTCCACTGCTGTCGTGGTCAAACTTCTGCAGTCGCATGCCCTGGGGATGTATTTTCCTCTGCGGAGCTGGCATGATCGTCGCGAAAGTTGCTGCG ACCTCTGGCATGTACACCGCGCTTTTGGAGCACCTCATAAAAGTTCAAATGCCCGCGATGCCTGTAGTGATGCTAATGTGCTTGCTGACAGCGATCCTCGCTGAACTCAAGAACTTTCGCCGGCGTGAAGAAATCTTCTGGGTCCCAGCGCTCAATTTGCTGGCCCTAGAAAAGCGCGCAAATCCTCTCCTTTTCATGCTCCCGATATCCAGGTTGTCGTGCATGACACTCGTCCTGCCAGTTGCCAACTACCCGAACGCCATGCTGTACGAGTACGCCAGCATTCCGTCCTGGCAGCTC ATAAAATCTGGTCTTCTCATGAAGCTGGCTTTCTTGGCCATAGAAATCTTCACTCTACTGACCATGGGCTACATTGTCTTTGACCTGGGTTCTATTCCGTCTTGGGCAGTCACATTTATCAATGCAACTATCAACGCCACACCGGAAGCACTTCCATCAGGCACTCCTGTTTAG
- the LOC135371238 gene encoding solute carrier family 13 member 1-like isoform X2 — translation MGEAEKTSKVSTMKVMENWIKLAPVILAIILCVGVSNVIDTEALRIASFLFIVLLFLALELFPASVVALFPLILLPALDISPTDKVAEMYIGELQVSFLCCMFTLLAIVECGVYNRLALFLLSTVQGRVSWLLFILTSMAVCLGLLGGETIVTLPMLPLAEAIADEMYLDLIEAELTMSQRLDSQVCSPYLPVTTSPLTGSGSSEKPRRRPSYTHHVMSLMPRRRVSFRNRVVVYNDIREKDYLISERNTVRQLLYLVFVYGSNIGVACTLLGNSLSSRLHDFVNRSYGNSHPLTTASWYCYSVPNAVISATFLWAYIYKFHFPSRLITADSPTRMIYGIRHRELGSVGFRECATCGMLFTMVTVHYYFQSSSGDTYRFINARVIYVATVSLLFLIPAYPMAGRHGPPLIRWTSASKKMPWGCLFLIGCGSIISFHFTTTSFDIAAMDFVVELNAGPKIVCSLLLCVLVATFCEIRDYKANESNLFQAVNRMAMSEHTNPLMFLVPVARVSNFVTMLPLLSYPTTVLYEYFGMTVPAMIKTGVCIKMALVLIELSAMLCSGYVFFGLHEFPAWAVNFNATLK, via the exons ATGGGGGAGGCCGAAAAGACGTCGAAGGTGTCCACCATGAAGGTCATGGAGAACTGGATTAAATTGGCTCCTGTCATCTTGGCCATCATACTCTGTGTTGGAGTTTCTAATGTCATCGACACTGAG GCGCTGAGGATCGCTTCCTTCCTGTTCATAGTACTCTTGTTTCTCGCGCTGGAACTCTTTCCTGCCTCTGTCGTGGCCCTCTTCCCGCTCATACTGTTACCCGCACTCGATATTAGTCCCACAGATAAGGTCGCCGAGATGTACATAGGC GAGCTGCAggtttcatttctttgttgCATGTTCACTCTTCTTGCCATCGTCGAATGCGGCGTGTACAACCGACTAGCACTGTTCCTGTTGAGCACCGTACAAGGAAGAGTTAGTTG GCTGCTCTTCATTCTTACTTCTATGGCTGTTTGCCTTGGTCTGCTGGGAGGCGAAACCATTGTCACTCTTCCCATGTTACCACTCGCAGAAGCCATAGCGGACGAGATGTACTTGGACCTCATTGAGGCAGAACTTACGATGTCTCAGAGGCTTGACAGCCAAG TGTGCTCTCCGTACCTCCCGGTTACGACGAGTCCACTTACCGGGAGCGGTTCGTCGGAGAAACCCAGGCGGCGACCCAGCTATACGCATCACGTGATGTCGTTGATGCCACGACGAAGAGTGTCTTTCCGAAACCGCGTCGTGGTCTACAACGACATCCGTGAGAAGGACTACCTCAT TTCGGAACGAAACACCGTCCGTCAGTTGTTGTATCTGGTCTTCGTCtacgggagcaatatcggcgtTGCATGCACACTTCTGGGAAACTCACTCAGCTCACGACTTCACGATTTCGTCAACAG GTCCTACGGAAATTCCCATCCTCTAACTACAGCCAGTTGGTATTGCTACTCGGTGCCGAATGCCGTGATCAGCGCCACCTTTCTCTGGGCGTACATCTACAAATTTCATTTCCCGTCCAG ATTAATAACAGCGGATTCTCCCACTCGTATGATATACGGAATCAGACACCGGGAGTTGGGAAGTGTTGG GTTCAGAGAGTGTGCGACTTGCGGCATGCTCTTCACCATGGTGACGGTTCACTACTACTTCCAGTCATCCAGTGGAGATACGTATCG CTTCATTAACGCGAGGGTTATCTACGTCGCGACAGTTTCGCTTCTCTTTCTGATTCCGGCATACCCTATGGCTGGACGGCACGGTCCTCCCCTTATTCGTTGGACGTCTGCTAGCAAAAAGATGCCTTGGGGATGCCTGTTCCTCATCGGTTGTGGTTCAATCATTTCATTCCATTTCACG ACCACAAGCTTCGACATTGCCGCTATGGATTTTGTGGTCGAGCTGAACGCTGGTCCCAAGATTGTATGTTCCTTGCTACTCTGCGTTCTGGTGGCCACCTTCTGTGAAATCCGAGATTATAAAGCGAATGAGTCCAACCTCTTTCAAGCCGTCAACCGCATG GCTATGTCGGAACATACCAACCCACTGATGTTCCTTGTGCCTGTGGCGAGGGTTTCAAACTTTGTCACGATGCTTCCTCTTCTATCCTATCCGACAACTGTTCTCTATGAGTACTTCGGCATGACTGTCCCAGCCATG ATCAAAACTGGCGTGTGTATCAAGATGGCGCTGGTGTTGATTGAATTGTCGGCCATGTTGTGCTCCGGTTATGTCTTCTTTGGTCTTCATGAATTTCCTGCATGGGCTGTTAACTTCAATGCCACGTTGAAGTGA